A portion of the Francisella uliginis genome contains these proteins:
- a CDS encoding rhodanese-like domain-containing protein — MENLGYFVSQNLVFCLSFILLLAIYIVFELTQTKKSQYTLSVADAVMTVNKGKGVYLDLRDQEAFAKAHIIGAQNIQLDEISQKHKKMAKYKSKPVVVYGDNATKAMQELRKEGFEQVFVLKGGLSAWMQASYPVKSLAK, encoded by the coding sequence ATGGAAAATTTAGGCTATTTTGTTTCACAAAACTTAGTGTTTTGTTTATCTTTTATCTTGTTGTTAGCGATATATATAGTTTTTGAGCTAACTCAAACTAAGAAATCTCAGTATACATTATCTGTTGCAGATGCAGTAATGACTGTAAATAAAGGTAAAGGTGTATATTTGGATCTAAGAGACCAGGAAGCTTTTGCTAAAGCTCATATTATCGGCGCACAAAATATCCAGCTAGATGAAATTTCACAGAAGCATAAAAAAATGGCTAAGTATAAGTCAAAGCCAGTTGTAGTTTATGGGGATAATGCTACAAAGGCGATGCAAGAGCTACGTAAAGAAGGTTTTGAGCAGGTATTTGTACTTAAAGGTGGCTTAAGTGCATGGATGCAAGCTAGCTACCCAGTTAAATCATTAGCGAAATAA
- a CDS encoding OmpH family outer membrane protein — MKKTVLGAMIAGGLMVSASTAMAGGVCFANVQDIFETSPLGKAKVTADQQKLKPQMDKLKKTITTLQQKVNSYTEEKDDVASDDAKGDKSQAEAADKTEDQDKQQAQADLEKAMQQYQNLMNEVQKMASDDADAFKDALTKASGDVAKDKGCDAVLPAEMSLYNVDGIDVTKQIVAKMQ; from the coding sequence ATGAAAAAGACAGTTTTAGGAGCAATGATTGCTGGTGGTTTAATGGTTTCTGCTTCAACAGCTATGGCTGGTGGCGTATGTTTCGCAAATGTTCAAGATATTTTCGAGACTTCTCCACTTGGTAAAGCAAAAGTTACAGCAGATCAACAAAAGCTAAAACCTCAAATGGATAAGCTTAAGAAAACAATCACTACTTTACAACAAAAAGTAAACTCTTACACTGAAGAGAAAGATGATGTTGCTTCTGATGATGCTAAAGGTGATAAGTCTCAAGCAGAAGCTGCAGATAAAACAGAAGATCAAGATAAGCAGCAAGCACAAGCAGATCTTGAAAAAGCTATGCAGCAGTACCAAAACTTAATGAATGAGGTTCAAAAAATGGCTTCTGATGATGCAGATGCATTCAAAGATGCTTTAACAAAAGCTTCAGGAGATGTTGCTAAGGATAAAGGTTGTGATGCTGTACTACCTGCTGAAATGAGCTTATATAACGTAGATGGTATCGATGTTACTAAGCAAATCGTTGCTAAAATGCAGTAA
- the secB gene encoding protein-export chaperone SecB → MDQQQPQFQIQKVYVKDLSFSIPNSDKIWATAWRPELHTDLKVDAVNLPEENTYESVLTLEIKVENDGMTAFEIEVKQAGIFTVSHMQEEQIEHAKKAFCPNILYHYAREAVSDLVLSGGFPQLCLSAVNFDAMYQDSLQESTDGKQH, encoded by the coding sequence ATGGATCAACAACAACCACAATTTCAAATTCAAAAAGTTTATGTAAAAGATCTTTCTTTTTCTATACCTAATTCTGATAAAATCTGGGCTACAGCGTGGAGACCTGAGTTACATACTGACTTAAAAGTAGATGCTGTAAATCTTCCAGAAGAAAACACTTACGAAAGTGTTTTAACTCTTGAAATAAAAGTAGAAAATGATGGAATGACTGCTTTTGAGATAGAAGTAAAACAAGCAGGTATTTTTACAGTATCTCATATGCAAGAAGAGCAAATTGAGCATGCTAAAAAAGCATTTTGTCCAAATATACTTTATCACTATGCGCGTGAAGCAGTTTCTGATTTAGTATTAAGTGGAGGGTTCCCTCAGTTATGCTTATCTGCAGTGAATTTTGATGCTATGTATCAAGACTCATTGCAAGAATCTACAGATGGTAAACAGCATTAA
- a CDS encoding regulatory protein RecX has translation MSLSKEKNYLLYLLAKQDYSRKQLSDKLHTRDNISSQEIDSLLDEFEKNKWLSDKRFANVFIASELSKLRGKKRIINTAVYQKGLSQELVLNVLEKQNIDWFELCQKCLQKKYKDIKLLQSDFKLKQKAMNYLAYNGFSFDEIDFAINES, from the coding sequence ATGAGCTTATCTAAAGAAAAAAACTATCTTCTTTATCTTCTTGCAAAGCAAGATTATTCGCGAAAACAACTTTCTGATAAACTTCATACTAGAGATAATATTTCATCACAAGAGATAGATTCGCTACTTGATGAGTTTGAGAAAAATAAATGGTTATCAGATAAGCGTTTTGCTAATGTGTTTATAGCAAGTGAGTTATCTAAACTTAGAGGTAAAAAGAGGATTATAAACACCGCAGTTTATCAAAAAGGACTATCTCAGGAACTAGTTTTAAATGTTTTAGAAAAGCAAAATATTGACTGGTTTGAGTTATGTCAAAAGTGTCTACAAAAAAAATATAAAGATATCAAACTATTACAATCTGATTTTAAATTAAAACAAAAAGCTATGAACTATTTAGCATACAATGGTTTTAGTTTTGATGAGATAGATTTTGCGATTAATGAGTCATAA
- the recA gene encoding recombinase RecA translates to MSKEKALESALAQIEKQFGKGSVMKLGDQQAAHDIEVVPSGVIALDVALGIGGYPKGRVIEIYGHESSGKTTLTLLAIAQCQKQGGTAAFVDAEHALDPKYAKLLGVDVENLIVSQPDTGEQALEIADMLVRSGGVDIVVVDSVAALTPKAEIEGDMGDSHMGLQARLMSQALRKLTANIKRSNTLVMFINQIRMKIGVMFGNPETTTGGNALKFYSSVRLEVRKGGAIKDGTDINGNEIKVKIVKNKVAPPFKQAEFELIYGEGISLEAELVDLGAKHNIIEKSGAWYSYKGKKIGQGKEKAKDYLKENTQERDEIERAILELLLPHKYAPQDSELATQDELI, encoded by the coding sequence ATGAGTAAAGAAAAAGCTCTAGAGTCAGCCCTTGCCCAAATTGAAAAACAGTTTGGTAAAGGTTCTGTTATGAAGCTTGGAGATCAGCAAGCGGCTCATGATATAGAAGTTGTACCATCAGGTGTTATAGCTCTAGATGTGGCACTAGGAATTGGTGGATATCCCAAGGGTCGTGTAATCGAAATATATGGTCATGAGTCTTCAGGTAAGACAACTCTTACTTTATTAGCTATTGCTCAGTGTCAAAAGCAAGGTGGCACAGCAGCATTCGTTGATGCAGAGCATGCATTAGATCCTAAATACGCTAAACTTTTAGGTGTTGATGTTGAGAATTTAATTGTTTCTCAGCCAGATACTGGTGAACAAGCTTTGGAAATAGCTGATATGCTTGTACGCTCCGGAGGAGTTGATATAGTGGTCGTTGACTCAGTAGCAGCTTTGACGCCAAAAGCTGAGATTGAAGGTGATATGGGTGACTCTCATATGGGTCTACAAGCAAGATTAATGTCACAAGCTTTGAGAAAGTTAACAGCTAACATTAAGCGATCAAATACTTTGGTTATGTTTATTAACCAAATTCGTATGAAGATAGGTGTTATGTTCGGTAACCCTGAAACTACCACTGGTGGAAATGCTCTTAAATTCTATTCATCTGTGCGTTTAGAAGTTAGAAAAGGTGGTGCTATTAAAGATGGTACTGATATCAACGGTAATGAGATCAAAGTTAAGATTGTCAAAAATAAAGTAGCTCCACCATTTAAACAAGCAGAGTTTGAGCTTATCTATGGTGAGGGTATCTCGCTAGAAGCTGAACTGGTAGATTTAGGAGCAAAACATAATATCATAGAAAAATCAGGTGCTTGGTATAGCTATAAAGGTAAGAAAATTGGCCAAGGGAAAGAGAAGGCTAAAGATTATCTAAAAGAGAATACTCAAGAACGTGATGAGATTGAAAGAGCAATACTTGAGCTTCTATTACCTCATAAATATGCACCACAAGATTCTGAATTAGCTACTCAAGATGAGCTTATCTAA